In Pseudomonas sp. PDM14, a genomic segment contains:
- a CDS encoding TAXI family TRAP transporter solute-binding subunit, whose product MRRILRDLKIMLLTNLWIVPVVAALVGALFYFVAPPPPMYARMATGAATGGYHAFAERLREELASQGFELELVPSAGSRDNLSKLQSGEVQLALVQSGQELTLGSEQRETLSGLGVMYREPLWLFTSRKVKFERLADLMQWRLGVGSEDSGTQAVTAALFNANRIEPAQYPATWQQVGGSRAADALLAGELDAAFFVGPAENALIQRLAAEPTLRLVSLRRTPAYLARLPYLSEVRVGEGMLDMPQNTPERDIVTLGPVATLVSGESFHPSLTPLILEAARNVLKNGSLLDPAGQYPARPPLSLQTLSEAEYYYDKGLPILQRYLPFRIASLADRYIILAIPLLVLLFPLFKAIGPIYQWRIRARIYRWYKHLREIDQRLYKGNLSSDLSAEISRLENLEDELARVEVPLSYSSELYELHMHLRYMIERLQAYQRRGNEAAPAKSDSQPAPV is encoded by the coding sequence ATGCGCCGTATCCTCCGCGATCTGAAAATCATGCTGCTGACCAACCTGTGGATCGTGCCGGTGGTGGCCGCGCTGGTCGGGGCGCTGTTCTATTTCGTCGCACCGCCACCACCGATGTATGCGCGCATGGCCACCGGTGCCGCCACTGGCGGCTACCACGCCTTCGCCGAACGCCTGCGCGAGGAATTGGCAAGCCAGGGCTTCGAGCTGGAGCTGGTGCCCAGCGCGGGCTCGCGAGACAACCTGAGCAAACTGCAGAGTGGCGAGGTGCAACTGGCACTGGTGCAGAGTGGCCAGGAGCTGACCCTGGGCAGCGAGCAGCGTGAAACGCTGTCCGGCCTCGGCGTGATGTACCGCGAACCGCTGTGGCTGTTCACCTCGCGGAAGGTCAAGTTCGAGCGCCTGGCCGATCTGATGCAATGGCGCCTGGGCGTTGGCTCCGAAGACAGCGGCACCCAGGCGGTGACCGCGGCGTTGTTCAACGCCAATCGCATCGAGCCGGCGCAGTACCCCGCCACCTGGCAGCAGGTCGGCGGCAGCCGCGCTGCCGACGCCCTGCTCGCCGGCGAACTCGACGCGGCCTTCTTCGTCGGGCCGGCCGAGAACGCGCTGATCCAGCGCCTGGCCGCCGAGCCGACCCTGCGCCTGGTCAGCCTGCGGCGCACACCGGCCTACCTGGCACGCCTACCGTACCTGAGTGAGGTGCGCGTTGGCGAAGGCATGCTCGACATGCCGCAGAACACCCCCGAACGCGACATCGTCACCCTCGGCCCGGTCGCCACACTGGTGAGTGGCGAGAGTTTCCACCCATCGCTGACGCCACTGATCCTCGAGGCCGCGCGCAACGTGCTGAAGAATGGCAGCCTGCTCGACCCTGCCGGCCAGTACCCGGCGCGCCCGCCGCTGTCGCTGCAGACCCTGTCCGAAGCCGAGTACTACTACGACAAGGGCTTGCCGATCCTGCAGCGCTACCTGCCTTTCCGCATCGCCTCGCTGGCCGACCGCTACATCATCCTGGCCATTCCCCTGCTGGTATTGCTGTTCCCCCTGTTCAAGGCCATCGGCCCGATCTACCAGTGGCGCATCCGTGCGCGCATCTACCGCTGGTACAAGCACCTGCGCGAAATCGACCAGCGCCTGTACAAGGGCAATCTGTCCAGCGACCTCAGCGCCGAAATCAGCCGCCTGGAGAACCTCGAAGATGAACTGGCGCGGGTCGAGGTGCCGTTGTCGTACTCCAGCGAGCTGTACGAACTGCACATGCACCTGCGCTACATGATCGAACGTCTGCAGGCCTACCAGCGCCGCGGCAACGAGGCCGCTCCCGCCAAATCTGATAGCCAGCCTGCACCGGTCTGA